Genomic segment of Cytobacillus suaedae:
ACAGGCTTATCTCCCCCAAGAGTCCACATCGACGGGGAGGTTTGGCACCTCGATGTCGGCTCATCGCATCCTGGGGCTGTAGTCGGTCCCAAGGGTTGGGCTGTTCGCCCATTAAAGCGGTACGCGAGCTGGGTTCAGAACGTCGTGAGACAGTTCGGTCCCTATCCGTCGTGGGCGTAGGAAATTTGAGAGGAGCTGTCCTTAGTACGAGAGGACCGGGATGGACACACCGCTGGTGTACCAGTTGTTCTGCCAAGGGCATCGCTGGGTAGCTATGTGTGGAAGGGATAAGTGCTGAAAGCATCTAAGCATGAAGCCCCCCTCAAGATGAGATTTCCCATAGCGCAAGCTAGTAAGAACCCTGAAAGATGATCAGGTTGATAGGTCAGAGGTGGAAGCGCGGTGACGTGTGGAGCTGACTGATACTAATCGTTCGAGGACTTAACCACTTATTCTTTACTTGAATGTCTTGCCGTTATCTAGTTTTGAAGGAACAATTCCTTCATATGTTTGGTGACTCTGGCGAAGAGGTCACACCCGTTCCCATGCCGAACACGGAAGTTAAGCTCTTCAGCGCCGATGGTAGTTGGGGGTTTCCCCCTGTGAGAGTAGGACGTTGCCAAGCAAAGTGAAAGAACCAGTCGAGTGCTGGTTCTTTTTTTGTTTTTAGAAACCGTAAGGTTTAATGGATTATAATGTGAAGTGTGAAAGACTATGTATGGTCGGGTTTCGAGAAGCAAAGAAGTCGAGGAAGTGATTGAGCGAGAACCGGAATGTACAGCGTACATGAGGATCGGAGCGAGGGAAACTGACGAAGGATTCTGAAGCTTATCGGAAGCCGATCGCTGAACACGGAAGTTAAAGCTCGAGCGCCGATGGTAGTTGGGGGTTTCCCCCTGTGAGAGTAGGACGTTGCCAAGCGAAGTGAAAGAACCAGCCGAGTGCTGGTTTTTTTTTGTTTTTAGAAACCGTAGGGTTTAATGGATTATAATGTGAAATGTGAAAGACTATGTGGTCGGGTTTCGAGAAGCTTAGAAGTCGAGGAAGTGAATGAGCGAGAACCGTAATGTACAGCGTACATGAGGATCGGAAAGAGGGGAACTGACGAAGGATTCTGATGCTTATCGGAAGCCGACCGCTGAACACGGAAGTTAAAGCTCGAGCGCAGATGGTAGTTGGAGTTTTCCCCTTGTGAGAGTAGGACGTTGCTAAGCAAAGTGAAAGAACCAGTCGAGTGCTGGTTCTTTTTTTGTATGCTTTTCAAAAGTCTATTTACTAATGGATATTCAGTCAGACCGAATAGTCTATCCGAACGACCGAAAACTTGAGCAGAGTGACCGAAAAAGTTTATATTGGACCGAAATCCTGACCTCATCGACCGAATAACTTCAATTTTAGTTATTTTATTTCTTTCCAACTAAACAGTTTTGTTGGATTATCTGAGAACCGAACCAAATTCATCTCTACTCCCACCGAATTCCTACCAAGGCTAGCGATAAAAGATAAAATTTCTCTAAATTCCTTATTTATGATAAAAGTTTTCTAATGTAATTGAAATCATTTATTCCTTTCATTCAACTCAAATGCAAGTTCATCCTACTCACATTATCCTACCAAAATAATTTCTTGTAATACCGTATTTAATCAACTCGTATACATAATAGAAACCCACTTTTCCGTTTCATCTACAAATAATAAGGGAATGTAGTATTGGGGGGATATGTATGGATTTGTCGATGATTTTTAATGATGAGTTTTATACGATGAGTATTCGCATATTTTTAGCGGCGATTTTAAGTGGACTAGTAGGACTTGAACGTGAGATTAAACGGCATCCTGCAGGGTTTCGAACACACTTACTTGTTGGAGTAGGTTCTTGCTTAATGATGTTATTGTCATTGTATGGATTTGGTCCGTATTTAAATGAACATGATAACATTCGGTTTGATCCTGCCCGAATACCGTCATATGTAATCAGTGGTATAGGTTTCTTAGGAGCAGGGACAATCCTAGTAAAAGGTGCAACGATTCGTGGATTAACGACCGCAGCCTCTATTTGGGTAGTAGCAGGGTTAGGATTAATCGTAGGAGTTGGAATGTTTGCTCCAGCTATTTTAACGACAGCTGTCGTTTTACTTAGTCTAATTTTCTTAAACAAATTCGAATCGGTCGTATTAAATAGGTCAAAAGCACAATTTTTTCATATAGTAGTTAATAAGGATGACATCTCGCTGTCGACCATTTTAAATGTATTTGACTCACATAAGGTAAAAATAATGAATGTATCTTTACGGTATGGTAAGGGAAAGAACAACCGAACAATTCGTTATACAATTGAAGCTGATGTAAAAAATCCAGAAGAAAAGATAAAAGTATTTGAACAATTATCAAGAATGGAGAGGATTGAAAAAATCTTTTAAAAAGAGGGTTTAGACTATATCAAAACTTGGCAAGGCTAACACTTGTAGTGCATACAACTTGATAATTTTTATGATTACCTATAAAATTAAAGTCAAATATAGTCAAAGTCAAGCGAGGTGGGAAGATAGGTGAAAAATATTTCCGATATTATCGAGCAATATTTAAAACAAGTTCTTGATAGAAGTGATCGGGATATTGTTGAGATAAAGCGAAGTGAAATCGCTCATCGATTTGAATGTGTGCCATCACAGATAAATTATGTAATAAATACTAGATTCACATTAGAGCGTGGTTATATTGTGGAGAGTAAACGTGGTGGAGGCGGATATATTCGAATCATGAAAGTACAATCTCATGATGATGCACATCTTCTAAAACAATTAATAAATTTAATAGATAGACGAATTTCACAAGCAAGTGCTGAAGATGTGATATCCCGATTGGTTGAAGAGGGTGTCCTCTCAGGTAGAGAAGCAAAAATCATGCTTAGTGTTATTGACCGATCTGTCTTATTTATTGAACTTCCATATAGAGATGAGTTACGAGCAAGAATGATAAAGGCTATGCTGACTTCCTTAATGTACAAGTAATCATTTAATATTGATAAGTTGATTCACATATAGTTCAAAAACATAAAAAAAGCGTGATTTGATTTTCCTAAAGTTTGGGTCTTGGAGAGGTGAGGAAGAGTGATTTGTCAGGAATGTAATAAGAGACCTGCGACCTTGCATTTTACAAAAATAGTGAATGGTGAAAAAACAGAGGTTCATATTTGTGAACATTGTGCCCAGGAGAAAAGTGAGATGTTTATGTTTTCGGGGAATGGGTTTTCAATTAATAATTTGCTAGCAGGTTTATTAAATATTGAACCTTCCATTAGCGAAACGAAACCATTTATTAATAATGAAATTACTCAGTGTCCACGCTGTAATATGACATTTCAAAAGTTTGCCAAGGTAGGAAGATTTGGTTGCTCCGAATGTTATAAAGCCTTTAATAAGCATCTAACACCAATCTTAAAAAGGTTGCATAGTGGGAATACAGCACATATAGGTAAGATTCCGAAAAGAGCCGGAGGAAAAATTCATATCCGTAAAGAGATTGAAGAGCTAAAACAAAGTCTTCAAGAACAAATTGTTAATGAGGAATTCGAACAAGCAGCTATACTTCGAGATCAAATTCGTGCCTTAGAAAAAAAGGTAAGTGAACATGGAGAGGGGGAAAGTTAATCTATGTCACTACAACGTTTTATCAATCAAGCTATTAGCTCTTGGATGAATCAGGAAGGCCCTGACTCTGATATTGTTTTAAGCAGTCGAATACGATTAGCTAGAAATTTTGAGGATATGCTTTTCCCAACTCTATCTACTAATGAAGAAGCTCAGTCTATCGTAAAGTTATTTGAAGAAAGATTTGAAAAAAAATCTTTTCAAGAGATCGGTGAATTTGAATTACTTAAAATGGATGAACTTCAGCCACTAGAGAAAAGAGTATTAGTGGAAAAGCACTTAATTAGTCCACACTTAGCAAAAGATGCTACATTTGGTGCTTGCCTTTTATCTGAGAATGAAGAAATTAGCATTATGATTAATGAAGAAGACCATATTCGAATACAATGTCTGTACCCCGGATTTCAATTAAATGAAGCACTAAAGGTAGCGAGTGAACTAGATGATTGGATAGAGCAATATGTAGATTATGCATTTGATGAAAAGAAAGGCTACTTAACAACCTGCCCTACAAATGTTGGAACCGGAATGCGTGCTTCAGTCATGATGCATCTTCCAGCTTTAATTCTAACCGACCAAATGAAACGGATTATTCCGGCTATTAATCAACTTGGTTTAGTTGTGAGAGGGATATATGGTGAAGGTAGTGAGGCTTTAGGTAATTTATTTCAAATATCCAATCAAATGACACTTGGAAAAACAGAAGAGGATATTGTTGAGGATCTAAATAGTGTTGTCAGCCAATTGATTTCACAAGAACGATCTGCGAGAGAAGCATTAGTTAAGACTTCAAACATACAATTAGAAGATAGAGTATATCGCTCTTATGGTGTACTGGCAAATAGCCGTATTATTGAGTCGAAGGAAGCAGCAAAATGCTTGTCTGATGTTCGATTAGGAATTGATCTAGGAATTTTAAAGAACATCTCCAGAACAATCTTGAATGAATTAATGATATTAACACAACCTGGTTTTTTACAGTTATATTCAGGTGGTGCATTAAGAGCAAATGAAAGAGATATAAGAAGAGCCACATTAATTCGAGAACGATTAAAGCTTGAAGAAGAAAATACAAATGAGCTTGGAGGTTGATGATCGATGATGTTTGGAAGATTTACTGAGCGAGCACAAAAAGTATTAGCACTTGCCCAAGAAGAAGCGGTGCGTTTAGGACATAACAACATTGGTACAGAACACATTTTGCTAGGATTAATTCGTGAAGGTGAAGGAATTGCAGCAAAAGCTTTAGTTGCTTTAGGATTAGGTCCTGAGAAAATTCAAAAAGAAGTAGAGGCCCTTATTGGACGCGGGCAGGACGCCTCACAAACAATCCATTATACACCTAGAGCGAAAAAAGTAATTGAGTTATCAATGGATGAGGCTAGAAAGCTAGGCCACTCATATGTAGGAACGGAACATATTCTGCTTGGATTGATCCGTGAAGGTGAGGGAGTAGCAGCAAGGGTTTTAAATAATCTTGGTGTTAGTTTAAACAAGGCTAGACAACAGGTACTACAATTACTAGGTAGCAATGAGTCTTCTTCAGGGCATCAAGGAGGAGGAGCATCTAATGCAAATACTCCGACACTTGATAGTTTAGCAAGAGACTTAACTGCTATCGCAAGGGAAGGCAGTCTTGACCCCGTTATTGGTCGTAGCAAAGAGATACAGCGTGTAATCGAGGTACTAAGTCGTCGTACAAAGAATAATCCTGTTCTCATTGGTGAGCCTGGTGTGGGTAAGACAGCAATTGCTGAAGGATTAGCTCAGCAAATTATTAACAATGAGGTACCAGAAACGTTAAGAGATAAGCGTGTAATGACATTAGATATGGGAACTGTTGTAGCTGGAACGAAATATCGTGGTGAATTTGAAGACCGACTGAAAAAAGTAATGGATGAAATTCGTCAAGCTGGGAATATCATTTTATTCATTGATGAGCTTCATACGTTAATTGGTGCTGGTGGAGCAGAAGGTGCCATCGATGCTTCTAATATATTAAAACCGTCATTAGCACGTGGAGAGCTGCAATGTATCGGAGCTACGACGCTAGATGAATATCGAAAATACATTGAAAAGGATGCTGCTTTAGAACGAAGATTCCAGCCTATACAAGTGGATGAACCTACTATTGAAGAATCCATTCAAATTTTACAGGGACTAAGAGATCGCTATGAAGCGCATCATCGTGTATCAATTACTGATGAATCTATCGTTCAGGCTGTAAAACTATCTGACCGCTATATCTCAGATCGTTTTTTACCAGATAAAGCAATTGATTTAATTGATGAAGCAGGTTCAAAAGTTCGTTTACGTTCCTATACTGCTCCTCCTAATTTAAAAGAGCTCGAGCAAAAGCTAGAAGGTGTTAGGAAGGAAAAGGACGCTGCAGTTCAAAGTCAAGAATTTGAAAAGGCGGCATCTTTACGTGATAGTGAACAACGCTTGAGAGAAAAGCTTGAAGAAACAAAGAAGAGCTGGAAAGAAAAACAAGGACAAGAGAACTCTGAAGTTACTGTAGATGATATCGCAACAGTTGTAGCGAACTGGACTGGTATTCCTGTAGCTAAGTTAGCTCAAACAGAAACTGAAAAGTTATTGAATATGGAGGATATCCTTCATTCACGTGTAATTGGACAGGAAGAAGCTGTAAAAGCGGTGTCTAAGGCAGTCAGACGTTCAAGAGCAGGCTTAAAGGATCCTAAACGTCCAACAGGTTCATTTATTTTCTTAGGACCAACGGGTGTAGGTAAAACAGAGCTAGCAAGAGCATTAGCTGAATCAATTTTCGGTGATGAGGACGCGATGATCCGTATTGATATGTCAGAGTATATGGAAAAGCATTCAACTTCAAGATTAGTAGGCTCGCCTCCAGGATATGTTGGATACGAGGAAGGCGGACAATTAACAGAAAAGGTACGTCGTAAACCTTATTCTGTCGTTCTACTAGATGAAATTGAAAAGGCACATCCAGACGTATTTAATATTTTATTACAGGTTCTAGAAGATGGTCGCTTAACAGATTCTAAAGGTCGAACTGTGGATTTCCGTAATACAATCGTCATTATGACCTCTAACGTAGGGGCAAGCACACTAAAGAGAAACAAGTATGTTGGATTTAATTTACAAGATGAAACGCAAGATTATAAGGACATGAAGAGTAAGGTAATGGAGGAGCTTAAAAAGTCTTTCCGCCCAGAGTTCTTAAATCGTATTGATGAAATAATCGTGTTCCATGCTTTAGAGAAAAAGCATCTGAAAGAGATTGTTACATTAATGTCTGATCAATTAACAAAACGATTAATTGAACAGGAAATTAAGTTAGAACTAACGGATGCTGCAAAAGATAAAATTGTGGAAGAAGGCCACGATTTAGAATATGGAGCAAGACCTTTACGTAGAGCAATACAAAAACAAGTCGAAGATCGTCTATCTGAGGAATTATTAAGAGGAACGATTGAAAAGGGTCAAAGTATTATTCTAGACATCGACAATGGTGAATTTGTCGTTAGGTCTGCTGAAAAGGTAAAATAGAACCAACTACCTCCGAGGTATACAATTCAAAACTCTATTTTTGATGTATATCTCGGATTTTTTGTAATTTTAATATGGAACCTTACAAAAACTAACATATTTTAACATTAGTAAAGGTATTTTAATAAGAGAGGGTATCTAAATCATGGCAAAGAAAAAAACAAAGTTTATCTGTCAATCATGTGGTTATGAATCACCAAAATGGATGGGAAAGTGTCCGGGATGTGAAGCATGGAATACATTCGTTGAAGAAATCGAAGCGAAGCCCTCAAGAAGAGGTGCGTTTGTCCACAGTAACTCCTCAATTGTCACCAAACCTTCACCAATCTCTTCAATTGAAACAAGTAGCGAGCCCCGTATGTACACTTCAATTTCTGAATTTAATCGTGTTCTAGGAGGGGGGATTGTTAGAGGGTCTCTCGTGTTAATTGGCGGTGATCCAGGGATCGGAAAGTCGACATTGTTATTACAAGTTTCTTCACAGCTTGCAAGTAAAGAGAAAGTATTATATATCTCAGGTGAAGAATCAGTTAAACAAACAAAACTCCGTTCAGATCGGCTTGGTGTTGTATCTGATCAGTTGTTCGTTTTAGCTGAAACAGACTTAGAATATATTTCCCAGGCTATCGAACAAACAAACCCAGGCTTTGTAGTTGTAGACTCCATTCAAACAGTCTATCATTCAGAGGTTACCTCTGCGCCAGGAAGTGTTTCCCAAGTAAGAGAATGTACTTCTGAATTGATGAAAATTGCTAAAACTAAAGGGATTGCTATTTTCATTGTGGGCCATGTTACGAAAGAGGGTTCTATTGCAGGTCCGAGATTATTAGAGCATATGGTTGATACAGTGTTATATTTCGAAGGAGAGAGACATCATACATACCGTATATTGAGAGCGGTAAAAAACCGTTTTGGCTCGACAAATGAAATGGGCATTTTTGAAATGAAGGAATCAGGGTTAGAAGAAGTGGCTAATCCGTCAGAAATTTTCTTAGAAGAACGGTCAAAGGGAGCAGCGGGATCCACTGTTGTTGCTTCAATGGAGGGAACAAGACCGGTATTAGTCGAAATTCAAGCATTAATATCACCAACTAGCTTTGGAAATCCAAGACGTATGGCAACTGGTATCGATCACAACCGCGTATCCTTACTAATGGCGGTTCTTGAAAAGAGAGTTGGACTTCTTTTACAAAATCAAGATGCCTATTTAAAAGTAGCTGGCGGAATAAAATTGGATGAACCTGCGATTGATTTGGCTGTCGCGGTTAGCATTGCTTCTAGCTTTCGTGATCAACCACCAAAGCCGACCGATGTTTTTATTGGAGAGGTCGGTCTAACAGGTGAAGTAAGGCGAGTGGCTAGGATTGAACAAAGGGTTCAGGAGGCTGCTAAACTTGGCTTTGAACGAGTAATCATTCCAGAGCGTAACTTAGGAGGTTGGACACTACCAAAAGGAGTAGAGGTTATAGGAGTGGCTAGTGTGAGGGAAGCTTTACAATACACGTTAGGGGGATAAAAATGATTGAACACCATCAAAACGATAAGAGTTTAAATCATATTCTTCGGTTTATTGCTCCTGGCACACCTATTCGGGAAGGGATTGATAATGTACTTCGCGCCAAAACAGGTGGTCTAATTGTTGTTGGGTATAATGAAATCGTTAAGGAAGTTGTAGATGGTGGTTTTCAAATAAATAGCCCTTTTTCACCGGCTTATTTATATGAACTAGCCAAAATGGACGGAGCAATCATTTTAAATGAATCCGGAAGTAAAATTTTATATGCAAACGCACAACTTGTCCCAAGTACTAATACATTATCTACTGAAACCGGAATGCGCCATCGAACAGCTGAACGGGTTGCAAGGCAAACTGGTGCACTAGTGATTGCTATTTCACAACGAAGAAATGTGATAACCCTCTATCAAGGTGAATTCCGTTATGCACTAAAGGATATTGGGGTAATCTTAACAAAAGCAAATCAAGCTATACAAACATTAGAAAAATATAAAACTGTACTTGATCAGGCAATCACCGATCTTGGGGCACTTGAATTCGAGGAGTTAGTAACGCATGCCGAGGTGTTACAAGTTCTTCATCGAATTGAAATGGTTCTTCGAATTAAAAGTGAGATTCTTTGCTACATTAATGAATTAGGAACAGAGGGAAGGCTTCTTCGCTTGCAAATGACAGAGCTTTTGGTGAACGTAGAAAAAGAAGCAGCTCTCGTCATAAAGGATTATATGAAGGATCGAGCTAGTGAGCCTTATGAAATATTAGATAAACTCCAAGAGCTATCAAACGAGGAATTACTGGATGATACGATCATTTTAAAATTATTAGGATATTCAGTAGCAACAGATCCAGATGAAGTAGTGGCCACTAGGGGCTATCGTATTTTAAATAAAATCCCAAGACTACCTCCACTCATCATAGAAAATTTAGTATCAACCTTTCAAAATATGAAACAAATTATGCAATCATCCGTAGAACAGTTAGATGAGGTTGAAGGAATAGGAGAGGTACGCGCAAGAAAGATCAAAGAGGGGTTAAAAAGAATTAGAGAACAGTTATTTATTGATAGACAAATATGAATTGATAATACAAAATATCTATGATAAAATGAGGTCTTTTGTTAAATTGACACTAAAATTCGTAGATGATAATCTAATGGTGATATATTTATATTTTTTTTTAGTTTATATGAATCTTTCCAAAGCAATTTAAAAAAACTATAAGATACAGGTTTCAATAATTTTAAAGTGTTAATAATGATAAAGAGGAGGTGAAGGAATGTTAAAACGTATTGTACAGCTGTTTTTTCTTATAATAGGAGGAATGCTCGGGATTTTCTTTATACCTGAACTATTTGAGC
This window contains:
- a CDS encoding UvrB/UvrC motif-containing protein, which translates into the protein MICQECNKRPATLHFTKIVNGEKTEVHICEHCAQEKSEMFMFSGNGFSINNLLAGLLNIEPSISETKPFINNEITQCPRCNMTFQKFAKVGRFGCSECYKAFNKHLTPILKRLHSGNTAHIGKIPKRAGGKIHIRKEIEELKQSLQEQIVNEEFEQAAILRDQIRALEKKVSEHGEGES
- the radA gene encoding DNA repair protein RadA, translated to MAKKKTKFICQSCGYESPKWMGKCPGCEAWNTFVEEIEAKPSRRGAFVHSNSSIVTKPSPISSIETSSEPRMYTSISEFNRVLGGGIVRGSLVLIGGDPGIGKSTLLLQVSSQLASKEKVLYISGEESVKQTKLRSDRLGVVSDQLFVLAETDLEYISQAIEQTNPGFVVVDSIQTVYHSEVTSAPGSVSQVRECTSELMKIAKTKGIAIFIVGHVTKEGSIAGPRLLEHMVDTVLYFEGERHHTYRILRAVKNRFGSTNEMGIFEMKESGLEEVANPSEIFLEERSKGAAGSTVVASMEGTRPVLVEIQALISPTSFGNPRRMATGIDHNRVSLLMAVLEKRVGLLLQNQDAYLKVAGGIKLDEPAIDLAVAVSIASSFRDQPPKPTDVFIGEVGLTGEVRRVARIEQRVQEAAKLGFERVIIPERNLGGWTLPKGVEVIGVASVREALQYTLGG
- a CDS encoding protein arginine kinase, which encodes MSLQRFINQAISSWMNQEGPDSDIVLSSRIRLARNFEDMLFPTLSTNEEAQSIVKLFEERFEKKSFQEIGEFELLKMDELQPLEKRVLVEKHLISPHLAKDATFGACLLSENEEISIMINEEDHIRIQCLYPGFQLNEALKVASELDDWIEQYVDYAFDEKKGYLTTCPTNVGTGMRASVMMHLPALILTDQMKRIIPAINQLGLVVRGIYGEGSEALGNLFQISNQMTLGKTEEDIVEDLNSVVSQLISQERSAREALVKTSNIQLEDRVYRSYGVLANSRIIESKEAAKCLSDVRLGIDLGILKNISRTILNELMILTQPGFLQLYSGGALRANERDIRRATLIRERLKLEEENTNELGG
- the disA gene encoding DNA integrity scanning protein DisA — encoded protein: MIEHHQNDKSLNHILRFIAPGTPIREGIDNVLRAKTGGLIVVGYNEIVKEVVDGGFQINSPFSPAYLYELAKMDGAIILNESGSKILYANAQLVPSTNTLSTETGMRHRTAERVARQTGALVIAISQRRNVITLYQGEFRYALKDIGVILTKANQAIQTLEKYKTVLDQAITDLGALEFEELVTHAEVLQVLHRIEMVLRIKSEILCYINELGTEGRLLRLQMTELLVNVEKEAALVIKDYMKDRASEPYEILDKLQELSNEELLDDTIILKLLGYSVATDPDEVVATRGYRILNKIPRLPPLIIENLVSTFQNMKQIMQSSVEQLDEVEGIGEVRARKIKEGLKRIREQLFIDRQI
- a CDS encoding CtsR family transcriptional regulator, encoding MKNISDIIEQYLKQVLDRSDRDIVEIKRSEIAHRFECVPSQINYVINTRFTLERGYIVESKRGGGGYIRIMKVQSHDDAHLLKQLINLIDRRISQASAEDVISRLVEEGVLSGREAKIMLSVIDRSVLFIELPYRDELRARMIKAMLTSLMYK
- a CDS encoding MgtC/SapB family protein, which produces MSIRIFLAAILSGLVGLEREIKRHPAGFRTHLLVGVGSCLMMLLSLYGFGPYLNEHDNIRFDPARIPSYVISGIGFLGAGTILVKGATIRGLTTAASIWVVAGLGLIVGVGMFAPAILTTAVVLLSLIFLNKFESVVLNRSKAQFFHIVVNKDDISLSTILNVFDSHKVKIMNVSLRYGKGKNNRTIRYTIEADVKNPEEKIKVFEQLSRMERIEKIF
- a CDS encoding ATP-dependent Clp protease ATP-binding subunit translates to MMFGRFTERAQKVLALAQEEAVRLGHNNIGTEHILLGLIREGEGIAAKALVALGLGPEKIQKEVEALIGRGQDASQTIHYTPRAKKVIELSMDEARKLGHSYVGTEHILLGLIREGEGVAARVLNNLGVSLNKARQQVLQLLGSNESSSGHQGGGASNANTPTLDSLARDLTAIAREGSLDPVIGRSKEIQRVIEVLSRRTKNNPVLIGEPGVGKTAIAEGLAQQIINNEVPETLRDKRVMTLDMGTVVAGTKYRGEFEDRLKKVMDEIRQAGNIILFIDELHTLIGAGGAEGAIDASNILKPSLARGELQCIGATTLDEYRKYIEKDAALERRFQPIQVDEPTIEESIQILQGLRDRYEAHHRVSITDESIVQAVKLSDRYISDRFLPDKAIDLIDEAGSKVRLRSYTAPPNLKELEQKLEGVRKEKDAAVQSQEFEKAASLRDSEQRLREKLEETKKSWKEKQGQENSEVTVDDIATVVANWTGIPVAKLAQTETEKLLNMEDILHSRVIGQEEAVKAVSKAVRRSRAGLKDPKRPTGSFIFLGPTGVGKTELARALAESIFGDEDAMIRIDMSEYMEKHSTSRLVGSPPGYVGYEEGGQLTEKVRRKPYSVVLLDEIEKAHPDVFNILLQVLEDGRLTDSKGRTVDFRNTIVIMTSNVGASTLKRNKYVGFNLQDETQDYKDMKSKVMEELKKSFRPEFLNRIDEIIVFHALEKKHLKEIVTLMSDQLTKRLIEQEIKLELTDAAKDKIVEEGHDLEYGARPLRRAIQKQVEDRLSEELLRGTIEKGQSIILDIDNGEFVVRSAEKVK